In Epilithonimonas zeae, a single window of DNA contains:
- a CDS encoding GNAT family N-acetyltransferase → MKISKLTTKRLILIPFTKQICENILNWDFNDLIKLGFKKGKSWPDNDVIETLPKIIDNLSEVGEPTGFESWMIIKADTLEIIGDAGFKGFNEKEQNADIGYGIIKEERRNGYAEEAVTELINWAFSQEIVKEITAKCAFDNLNSINLLNKLNFTKEKQENGMILWSLQKPVVNFLN, encoded by the coding sequence TTGAAAATAAGCAAACTTACTACGAAAAGATTAATTCTTATTCCATTTACAAAGCAAATTTGTGAAAATATTTTGAATTGGGACTTTAATGACTTAATCAAATTGGGATTTAAAAAGGGAAAAAGTTGGCCGGACAATGATGTTATCGAAACGCTTCCTAAAATCATTGATAATTTGTCTGAAGTCGGCGAACCTACAGGATTCGAATCATGGATGATTATCAAAGCGGATACTTTGGAAATAATTGGTGATGCAGGATTCAAAGGTTTTAATGAAAAAGAGCAAAATGCAGATATTGGATACGGTATCATAAAAGAAGAACGGAGAAATGGTTATGCTGAAGAAGCTGTAACAGAGCTTATAAATTGGGCATTTTCACAAGAAATAGTAAAGGAAATTACTGCAAAATGCGCATTCGATAATCTCAATTCCATCAATCTTTTAAACAAATTAAATTTCACAAAAGAAAAACAAGAAAACGGAATGATTCTCTGGTCTTTACAAAAACCCGTTGTAAATTTTCTGAATTAA
- a CDS encoding alpha-amylase family glycosyl hydrolase, which produces MKFFYNLIAIFIAITSFAQQQTVSSSISPPTFNEDESITITFNGNSINESTWGVTNNALYLWAWSYDSNDANSQDCPTNGTWASSNESNKLTYNSGTDTYTITFVPRTFYNRTGIGRIGFLLKTKTGNGQSQDIYSEVGRFQFTSTTPQNGTVNFVASGSTFPITYSTSLPANYVVKSNGNTIYTASNVSTITTSPSITTDNNIEVSATASGTTLTSNFVVSPTPTSQSAAMPSYMRQGITYDPNDPTKVGLALYAPLKSYVHVIGSFNNWQISSNYVMKRDTNNTDLFWLEITGLTPQQVYTFQYRTNDGVKVADPYSTLVLSPDDDPWISSSTYPNLPAYPAGQQYDVSVIQTAKPAYNWTVTNFQKPAKQNLIVYEALVRDFTEQKNWQSMIDKIPYIKGLNVNAIELMPVMEFDGNNSWGYNPGFHLALDKAYGTPEKFKEFIDKCHQNGIAVILDVALNHASGRSPLERLWSTSTSGGYGDVAANNPYFNQVAKHAYSVFYDFNHSKPETRYYVNRVLEQWISEYKIDGFRWDLTKGFTQNCTASDENCTGSYQQDRVDVLKLYSDYQWSYDPTSYIIFEHLGGNAEEKQWADYRLNEGKGVMMWDNLVGPYNQNTMGYDSDSNFNRVDFRNHTFSERRNMSYGESHDEERLMFKNLAYGNANGSYSVKDLNTALERQKAFGAVFFTVPGPKMIWQFGELGYEFSINRCENGTISNDCRTAPKPVAFTLGYDTNANRKAVYDTWSKILAIRLSSQVFDTTTFTVESGNLLPRIYVWNDALPASSLKNVVVVANFTTTAQTVTPNFPYAGNWYNLMDNSSMNANGSTTVVLQPGEFRIFGNQTALATDETKIGANRTSLQIVQNPATDGLLKIRYNKAKNGQINIYDLNGKLVKSFGLKSAKGDETFSVNGIGTGNYLVQLKSDEGLAVSKLIIK; this is translated from the coding sequence ATGAAATTTTTTTACAATCTGATCGCAATTTTCATTGCGATTACAAGTTTTGCGCAGCAGCAAACTGTGAGTTCTTCTATCAGTCCTCCGACTTTTAACGAAGACGAATCGATTACCATTACCTTTAATGGAAACAGTATTAATGAATCCACTTGGGGTGTTACCAACAATGCATTATACCTTTGGGCTTGGTCCTATGACAGCAATGATGCTAACAGCCAAGACTGTCCAACCAACGGAACCTGGGCTTCATCTAATGAATCCAATAAGCTGACTTACAATTCTGGTACAGATACATACACAATTACATTTGTTCCTAGAACCTTTTACAACAGAACAGGAATCGGAAGAATTGGTTTTCTTTTAAAAACTAAAACTGGAAACGGACAATCTCAGGATATCTATTCGGAAGTTGGAAGATTTCAGTTTACAAGTACTACTCCGCAAAACGGAACTGTTAATTTTGTAGCTTCAGGAAGTACTTTCCCTATTACTTACAGCACTTCTTTGCCTGCTAATTATGTTGTAAAATCTAATGGTAATACAATCTACACAGCTAGTAATGTATCAACTATTACCACCTCTCCAAGCATTACTACTGATAATAATATAGAAGTTTCTGCGACAGCATCTGGAACCACTTTGACTTCTAATTTTGTAGTTTCTCCGACACCAACTTCTCAATCTGCGGCAATGCCTTCTTATATGAGACAAGGTATCACTTACGATCCTAATGATCCAACGAAAGTTGGTTTAGCTTTATACGCGCCTCTTAAAAGCTACGTTCATGTTATCGGAAGTTTTAACAATTGGCAGATTTCTTCCAACTATGTGATGAAAAGAGATACTAATAACACCGATCTATTTTGGTTAGAAATTACAGGATTGACACCTCAGCAGGTTTATACTTTCCAATACAGAACCAATGACGGAGTGAAAGTTGCGGATCCGTATTCAACTTTGGTATTATCTCCGGATGATGATCCTTGGATTTCATCAAGTACCTATCCTAATTTGCCAGCTTATCCTGCTGGACAACAATATGACGTTTCAGTAATTCAGACAGCGAAACCGGCTTACAACTGGACTGTAACTAATTTCCAAAAACCAGCAAAACAAAATCTAATTGTCTATGAAGCTCTGGTAAGAGATTTTACAGAGCAGAAAAACTGGCAATCTATGATTGATAAAATCCCTTATATCAAAGGATTAAATGTTAATGCCATCGAATTAATGCCGGTAATGGAATTTGATGGAAATAATTCTTGGGGGTACAACCCTGGATTCCATTTAGCATTAGATAAAGCTTACGGAACGCCAGAAAAATTCAAAGAATTTATTGACAAATGTCACCAAAATGGGATTGCTGTAATTCTTGATGTTGCACTTAATCACGCTTCTGGCAGATCTCCATTGGAAAGACTTTGGTCAACAAGTACATCCGGTGGTTATGGGGATGTTGCAGCTAACAATCCATATTTCAATCAGGTTGCAAAACATGCTTATAGTGTATTCTATGATTTCAACCATTCAAAACCTGAAACAAGATATTATGTGAACAGAGTTTTGGAACAATGGATTTCTGAATATAAAATCGATGGATTTCGTTGGGATTTGACCAAAGGATTTACACAAAATTGTACTGCATCAGATGAAAACTGTACAGGTTCTTATCAGCAAGACAGAGTGGATGTATTGAAATTATATTCAGACTATCAATGGTCATATGATCCAACTTCTTATATTATTTTCGAACATTTGGGAGGAAATGCTGAAGAAAAACAATGGGCTGACTACAGATTGAACGAAGGGAAAGGTGTAATGATGTGGGATAATTTGGTTGGACCTTACAATCAAAACACAATGGGTTACGATTCTGACAGCAACTTCAACAGAGTTGATTTTAGAAACCATACTTTTTCTGAAAGAAGAAATATGAGCTATGGCGAGAGTCACGACGAGGAAAGACTAATGTTCAAAAATTTAGCTTATGGAAATGCTAATGGTTCTTACAGTGTTAAAGATTTGAATACCGCACTGGAAAGACAAAAAGCTTTTGGTGCCGTTTTCTTCACAGTTCCTGGTCCTAAGATGATTTGGCAGTTTGGAGAATTGGGTTACGAATTCAGTATCAACAGATGTGAGAACGGAACCATCAGCAACGATTGTAGAACTGCTCCAAAACCAGTAGCTTTTACTTTGGGATATGACACCAATGCCAATAGAAAAGCAGTTTATGACACTTGGTCAAAAATCCTGGCCATCAGATTATCAAGTCAGGTTTTTGACACAACAACTTTTACGGTAGAATCCGGAAATCTTTTACCTAGAATCTATGTTTGGAATGATGCTTTACCTGCAAGTTCTTTGAAAAACGTAGTGGTAGTTGCCAACTTTACAACAACAGCTCAAACTGTAACGCCTAATTTCCCTTATGCCGGAAACTGGTACAATCTAATGGACAATTCTTCTATGAACGCTAACGGCTCTACAACAGTAGTTCTTCAGCCAGGAGAGTTCAGAATTTTTGGTAATCAAACTGCTTTGGCTACGGATGAAACGAAAATCGGTGCCAACAGAACATCATTACAAATCGTTCAGAATCCTGCTACTGACGGATTATTGAAAATCAGATACAACAAAGCTAAAAACGGACAGATCAATATCTATGACCTTAACGGTAAACTGGTAAAATCTTTCGGACTGAAATCTGCTAAAGGAGACGAAACATTCTCTGTAAACGGAATTGGAACAGGAAATTACTTAGTACAATTAAAGTCAGATGAAGGTTTGGCAGTTTCTAAACTGATCATCAAATAA
- a CDS encoding M3 family metallopeptidase: MNPLLEKFNTKYTSSPFEEIKEENYLPAFQELVKNSEKEIDEITNNSEAPTFENTIEAMAFSGEQLDRVSSIFFNLNSAETNDEIQKIAQDVSPLLTEFSSKISQNEKLFERIKSVYDQKDSLSLNDEQKMLLNETYKGFVRSGALLNEEDKKKLEKISMDLSIKSLQFGQNALGSTNAYFKNITDKEELKGIPEAILQQYEEDAKEKGLKGYVITLQYPSYLPAMTYAENRELRKELALANGKKSFDGGEFDNQNLIKEIVKLRQEKAELLGYKNYADFVLEERMAKSPEKVFEFLNELLDKATPYAQKEIEELKTLAKADGIDEIQSYDHAFYAEKLRKQKFDIDDEELKPYFQLEKVQEAVFGLAGKLFGLEFKEINDVQKYHEDVKTYEITENGNVKALLYADYHPRKGKRAGAWMTSYKNQYKKNGENSRPHISVVCNFTKPTKDTPSLLTFQEVTTLFHEFGHALHGVLADTQYPNLSGTSVKWDFVELPSQFLENFCYEPEFLKTFAKHYQTGEILPNEKIEKLSQSKSFMEGYQTLRQLGFGLLDMAYHSEVEALENKSVKEFEVEKTAATNLYPSNPETAASPSFSHIFQGGYSAGYYSYKWAEVLDADAFQYFKENGIFNPEIAAKYKILLSSGGTKDPMELYKNFRGSEPKVESLLKRAFGE, translated from the coding sequence ATGAATCCACTTTTAGAAAAATTCAACACCAAATATACCTCATCGCCTTTCGAGGAAATCAAAGAAGAAAATTACCTTCCTGCTTTTCAGGAATTGGTAAAAAATTCTGAAAAAGAAATCGATGAAATAACAAATAACTCCGAAGCTCCAACTTTCGAAAATACGATTGAAGCAATGGCATTTTCTGGCGAACAATTGGACAGAGTTTCCAGTATTTTCTTCAACCTAAATTCTGCTGAAACCAATGACGAAATCCAGAAAATCGCTCAAGACGTTTCGCCACTTTTGACAGAATTCTCTTCCAAAATTTCTCAAAACGAAAAGCTATTCGAAAGAATCAAAAGCGTTTACGACCAAAAAGACAGCTTGTCATTGAACGACGAACAAAAAATGTTGCTCAACGAAACTTACAAAGGTTTTGTGAGAAGTGGAGCTTTATTAAATGAAGAAGATAAAAAGAAACTGGAGAAAATCAGTATGGATTTGTCTATCAAATCACTTCAATTCGGACAAAATGCTTTAGGTTCAACCAATGCTTATTTCAAAAATATTACGGATAAAGAAGAGTTGAAAGGAATTCCGGAAGCTATTCTTCAACAATACGAAGAAGATGCGAAGGAAAAAGGCTTAAAAGGCTATGTCATCACGCTTCAATATCCTAGTTATCTTCCGGCGATGACTTACGCAGAAAACAGAGAACTCAGAAAAGAATTGGCATTAGCTAACGGAAAGAAATCGTTTGACGGTGGAGAATTTGATAATCAGAATTTGATTAAAGAAATCGTCAAACTTCGTCAGGAAAAAGCAGAATTATTAGGTTATAAAAACTATGCAGATTTCGTTTTGGAAGAAAGAATGGCAAAATCGCCGGAAAAAGTTTTTGAATTCCTGAATGAACTTTTGGACAAAGCAACACCTTATGCTCAAAAAGAAATCGAAGAATTAAAGACTTTGGCAAAAGCAGACGGAATCGATGAAATTCAAAGTTATGACCACGCATTCTACGCTGAAAAATTACGCAAACAAAAATTCGATATTGATGATGAAGAACTGAAACCTTATTTCCAATTGGAAAAAGTGCAGGAAGCGGTTTTTGGTTTAGCCGGTAAATTGTTCGGACTTGAATTTAAAGAAATCAACGACGTTCAGAAATATCACGAAGATGTGAAAACCTACGAAATCACAGAAAATGGAAATGTAAAAGCCCTACTCTATGCCGATTATCATCCTCGAAAAGGAAAACGTGCCGGCGCCTGGATGACGAGTTATAAAAATCAATACAAAAAAAACGGCGAAAATTCTCGTCCTCATATTTCCGTGGTTTGTAATTTCACAAAACCGACGAAAGACACACCAAGTTTGTTAACTTTCCAAGAAGTGACAACGCTTTTCCACGAATTTGGACACGCACTTCACGGCGTTTTGGCGGACACGCAATATCCGAACCTTTCCGGAACCTCGGTTAAATGGGATTTTGTGGAATTGCCTTCTCAGTTTTTGGAAAATTTCTGTTACGAACCGGAATTTCTGAAAACTTTTGCCAAACATTATCAAACGGGAGAAATTCTTCCAAATGAAAAAATCGAAAAATTGTCGCAAAGCAAATCTTTTATGGAAGGCTACCAGACTTTGAGACAACTTGGATTCGGGTTGTTGGATATGGCTTATCATTCGGAAGTTGAAGCACTGGAGAATAAGAGTGTGAAAGAGTTTGAAGTTGAAAAAACAGCTGCAACCAACCTTTATCCTTCAAATCCGGAAACTGCAGCAAGTCCGAGTTTTTCTCATATTTTCCAAGGTGGATATTCAGCAGGATATTATTCTTACAAATGGGCGGAAGTTTTGGATGCCGATGCGTTTCAATATTTCAAAGAAAATGGAATTTTCAATCCGGAGATCGCTGCAAAATACAAAATCCTATTGTCTTCCGGTGGAACAAAAGACCCGATGGAATTGTACAAAAACTTCCGAGGAAGCGAACCGAAAGTCGAGAGTCTTTTGAAAAGGGCGTTTGGAGAATAA
- a CDS encoding SRPBCC family protein, whose product MKKFLKIISVIVAIIIAYCAIAMLFFDSKCHNEQSLVINAPKEKVWQNVNSMKAFNTWNPWMKMDPNLTVTYRGTAGEVGDGYHWKGNDDVGEGEQEITAIAPNEKVSTKMHFIKPMDDNATSDLLLTSEGSGTKVTWNIEYEIETLFKPMKPMMTWQMNKSFSEGLGKLKELSEK is encoded by the coding sequence ATGAAGAAATTTTTAAAAATTATTAGCGTTATCGTGGCAATAATCATTGCTTATTGCGCAATTGCAATGTTGTTTTTTGACAGCAAATGTCACAACGAACAATCTCTCGTTATCAATGCTCCGAAAGAGAAAGTATGGCAAAATGTGAATTCTATGAAAGCTTTTAACACTTGGAATCCTTGGATGAAAATGGATCCGAACTTGACAGTAACTTACAGAGGAACGGCTGGCGAAGTGGGTGACGGCTATCACTGGAAAGGTAATGATGATGTGGGCGAAGGCGAACAGGAGATCACGGCGATTGCTCCGAACGAAAAAGTGTCCACGAAAATGCATTTTATCAAACCAATGGATGATAATGCGACTTCGGACCTGCTCTTGACGTCGGAAGGTTCCGGAACCAAAGTGACTTGGAATATTGAATACGAAATTGAAACGCTTTTCAAACCGATGAAACCGATGATGACCTGGCAAATGAACAAATCATTCTCGGAAGGTCTTGGAAAACTGAAAGAACTTTCTGAAAAATAG
- a CDS encoding AraC family transcriptional regulator, translating to MGHNEISVLNINLFQSAAKHSDFYFNSIKDHLLRSHRHIEKPHRHDFYACIFFTKGTGTHEIDFRKYDVFGGSLFFMSPGQVHSWKLSEDADGFIFFHSQEFFDLHFVNQKLREYPFFSSVQYPRKLQLKGYNFTEFSNLFIKIGNENSSSALLSENLILAFISQLYIETVRLFSEEKIIGTQNSNTSYIQHYQHFEELLELNFIKEKSAFQYAEWMNLTTKHLNRITQTVVQKTVSEIITDRTILEAKRMLIYLDESLVDIAFRLGYEEYSYFVRVFRKKTGQTPSTFVKEHKH from the coding sequence ATGGGTCACAACGAAATATCGGTTTTGAATATCAATTTGTTTCAGTCTGCAGCAAAGCATTCGGATTTTTATTTCAATTCAATTAAAGATCATTTATTAAGAAGTCACAGGCATATCGAAAAACCTCATCGCCACGACTTTTACGCCTGCATCTTTTTCACAAAAGGGACAGGAACTCACGAAATCGATTTTAGAAAATATGACGTTTTTGGTGGTTCACTATTTTTTATGTCACCTGGACAAGTTCACAGCTGGAAGTTGTCAGAAGATGCCGATGGGTTTATATTTTTTCATTCTCAGGAATTTTTTGACCTTCATTTTGTCAATCAAAAACTAAGAGAATATCCGTTTTTCAGTTCTGTTCAATATCCTCGAAAACTTCAGTTGAAAGGATATAATTTTACAGAATTTTCAAATCTTTTTATTAAAATCGGTAATGAGAATTCTTCATCGGCTTTGTTATCGGAGAATTTAATCTTAGCTTTTATTTCTCAATTGTATATAGAAACAGTCAGATTATTCTCGGAAGAAAAAATCATTGGAACACAAAACTCAAATACTTCTTATATCCAGCATTATCAACATTTTGAAGAATTATTAGAATTAAATTTCATCAAAGAAAAATCTGCTTTTCAATATGCTGAATGGATGAATCTGACAACCAAACATCTCAATAGAATCACACAAACCGTGGTTCAGAAAACCGTTTCGGAAATTATAACCGACCGAACAATTTTGGAAGCCAAAAGAATGCTAATCTATCTTGATGAGAGTCTTGTGGACATTGCTTTCCGTTTGGGTTACGAGGAATATTCTTATTTCGTTCGGGTATTCCGTAAAAAAACGGGGCAAACGCCTTCGACTTTTGTTAAAGAGCATAAACATTAA